The genomic window AGTAGAGGGCGGGGTTGATGGTGGCCATCCGTACCGCCCAAACCGGGTCCAGCCCGAGGCGGATGGCCTTGCGGACGGCGAAGTCGATGTGGCCTTCCCCCAGGAGGTTTGGGGGGTTGCGGTCGTCGGTGCAGAGGCAGCAGCGGGAGACGTTTTCCGCCGTCACCAGAGGGAGGAGCGATTCCAGGTTCTTGGCGGTGCCCCCTTCCCTGATCATGATCGTCATTCCCAGGCGCAGTTTCTCCCGGGCTTCCTCCGCCGTGGTGCATTCGTGGTCGGACTCGATTCCCATGGCGATGTACCCGCAGAGGGATGCCCCCGAGAGCCCGGGGGCGTGACCGTCTATTTTCTTGCCCTCGAAGAGCTTGAGCTTGTCCACCACTTCCGGGTCGCAGAAGAGCACCCCGGGGAAATTCATCATCTCCCCCAACCCCAGGATCCACTCCTGCCCGACGTAGGGGAATAGGTCCACCGCCCGCAGCTCGGAGCCGGAAGTCTCCAGATGGGTGGCGGGGACGCAGGAGGGGATCATCACGTAGACGTTGAGCGGCTGGTACTTGCTCGATTGGAGCATGTACCTGATCCCGTCCAGGCCCATGACGTTGGCGATCTCATGGGGGTCGATGACCACCGTGGTCGTGCCCCGGGGGACGACGCAGCGGGCGAATTCGGGGATGGTGACCATCGAAGATTCGATGTGGACGTGGGCGTCGAAGAAACCCGGGCAGACGATCCGGCCCTCCAGATCGACTTCCTCTTCCCCCTTGAAGCCGGATCCGAGGGCCACGATCTTCCCGGAATCGACGACGACGTCGGCGGCGTAGACCTCGCCCGAGAAAACGTTGACCACCTTCCCGTTTCTAAGAATGAGACCGGCGGGGCTTTCCCCTCGGATGATCGACATCAGTCTCTGGCATTTCATCTCGGTCTTGCTTCCTTATTCCCCAGCAAAAAACCCGGTCGAGTCGTCCCTCGCCGGGTCCGTTATGGGCATACCGCGCCGCCGCGGTGGGGATTTCGAGGTTACCCCTTACGTCCCCGCGCCCATGCTAAAGTAATAGCAGCTGCAGTTCCGCGATTTCATAGCCCGTACCGTTTCGCCGGTCAGGTTAGCCATTCCTCCCGCAACTTGGCAAGAAAAAAAAGTTGCCGGCGGCCGCGGGGGCGGGCCGTGAACGAGCGGCGGTCAACTCCAAATTCCCGGAATCGCTTCCCCGCAATCCGGGCAAACTCCGCCACGCAGCCGTTCCGGGTCGGAACGGTACCCGAGGCGTTCGATCAAAACCTTCCCGCAGGAGGGGCAGAAGGTGTTCTCGCCCTCCTCCCCCGGAACGTTGCCGGTATAGACGAAGCGGAGCCCTTCTTCCCGTCCGATCTCCCGCGCCCGGCGCAGGATTTCCGGGGTGGTGGGCGGAGCGTCGGTCAGGCGGTAGGTGGGGAAAAAGGCGCTCAGGTGCCAGGGCAGCCCGGGATCGAGGCCGGCCAGGTAACGGGCCAGTTCGCGCAGGCGGGCGGTGTCGTCGTTGTAGCCGGGAATGATCAGGGTGGTGACTTCGATCCAGACCCCCCGCTCCTTGAGGCGGGCGATGGTGTCCAGGACCGGCGCCAGCCGGGCGCCGCACACTTCCCGGTAAAAATCGTCGTCGAAGGCCTTGAGATCGATATTGGCGCCGTCCAGCCAGGTCGAGGCTTCGTCGGCGGCTTCGGGCGACATGTACCCGTTGCTGACGAAGAGGTTGCGCAGGCCGGCCGCGCGGGCGCGCAGGGCGATGTCCCGGGCGTATTCGTAGAAAACGGTGGGTTCGCTGTAGGTGTAGGCGATCGAGGCGCAGCCGCCGTCACGGGCGGCGGCGACGACCGCCTCCGGCGCCACTTCCCTGCCCGGGACGGGCGCGGCGGGGTCCGGCTGGGAGAGGGAGGCGTTCTGGCAGTGCCGGCAGGTCATGTTGCAGCCCACGGTAGCCACGGAAAAAGCCGCGCTCCCGGGGAGAACATGAAAAAACGGCTTTTTCTCGATGGGGTCGATATGGGCGGCGGCCAAGCGGCCGTAGGAGAGCGCCTCCAGGCGCCCGGAGCGGTTTTCCCGGACCCGGCAGAGGCCGCGGCGGCCCGCGGGGATGCGGCAGCGGTGCGCGCAGAGCCCGCAGACGACCGCGGCACCGCCGTCGGCCCGGTAGAACATCGCTTCGTGCATGGGATTCGGTCTCATCGGCGCCGCCCGGAACGGGTCAGGCCCCGAATTTCTCCAGTTTCAAGGCGTTGGCCAGCAGCAGCGGCAGGGCTTCCCGGGCCGGGAACCGCCCCAGGACGCCCCGGGCGCACTCGGCCTCGGTGAAACGCTCGCCCCGATCTCCCCGGATGTACTCCGAACGCAGCAGAAAAGGGTTGGGGTGCCAGCTGTGGGCGGCCAGCGGGCAGGGGGTGGAGTGGTCCCCGGTGACGGCGATCACGTCCGGTTTCAGTTCCAGGATGAGGGGCAGCGCCCGGTCGACTTCCTCGATCACCTTGACCTTGTTGTCGAAATTGCCGTCCTCGCCGTAACTGTCGGTCTTCTTGACGTGGATAAAGAAAAAGTCGAAGCGGCCCCAGTTCCGGCGCAGCACCTCGAACTCGTCGGCCGGCGTCTCCCCCTCCACGGCCAGCAGTTCCATTCCCACCAGGCCGGCCAAGCCCCGGTACATGGGATAGACGGCGATGCAGGCGGGCGTGAGCTTGAAAAGCTCCTCCATCGAGGGGATATGGGGAAGAGAGGCGAATCCCCGCAAGAGGCCGGTGTTGGCCGGATGTTCGTCCTTGAGCGCCTCGTTCATGCGCTCGATGAATTTCCGGGCCGTTTCCGCCGTCAAGGCCGCTTCCGGTGCCAGCGGCTCGGGGTCGAGGCTGCGCCGGCCGAGGATCTGCGGGTCGGTGTCGGCCACCCTCCCGTCCAGCCCCTTCCCCCGGAATACGGCCACGAAACGGTGCTCCTTGACCGTGCGCAGAATCACCTCGATACCGTCGATTTCCCGGATCGCCTCCGAGAGCTTGCGGATCAGGCGCTCGTTCTCGGCGGTGGGGATCCGGCCCGCCCGGCGGTCGGTCAGTTTCCCCTCGGCGTCCATGCTGGCGAAATTCCCCCGGGCGGCGACGTCGGCGGGGCCCAGCTTCATCTCGATACCGGTGGCCTCCAGCACCCCTCTCCCGATCTGGTACCGGATGGGGTCGTAGCCGAACAGGGAGATATGGGCCGGGCCCGAACCCGGCGTGATCCCCGGAGAAATCGGGTCGGTCAGGCCCAGCGACGACTCCCGGGCCAGCCGGTCGAAGTTGGGGGTCGAGGCCGCTTCCAGGGGTGTTTCTCCCTCCCGGCGCAGGTCCCCCACCCCGTCCATGACCAGAAGAACGATCTTGGAGGGAGTGGACCGGGAGAGGGTTTTTATCACCGCTTCGGGTATCATTTCCGTCTCCTTTCGCCGGCGAAAGCCGGCGGCGTTTCGGCGCGGCGCCCGCGCGCGCCCCTTACCGCTGCCGGGTCCAGGTCAGAACGAAGACCGGCGGCAGGTTTTTCAGGATC from bacterium includes these protein-coding regions:
- the ade gene encoding adenine deaminase; its protein translation is MKCQRLMSIIRGESPAGLILRNGKVVNVFSGEVYAADVVVDSGKIVALGSGFKGEEEVDLEGRIVCPGFFDAHVHIESSMVTIPEFARCVVPRGTTTVVIDPHEIANVMGLDGIRYMLQSSKYQPLNVYVMIPSCVPATHLETSGSELRAVDLFPYVGQEWILGLGEMMNFPGVLFCDPEVVDKLKLFEGKKIDGHAPGLSGASLCGYIAMGIESDHECTTAEEAREKLRLGMTIMIREGGTAKNLESLLPLVTAENVSRCCLCTDDRNPPNLLGEGHIDFAVRKAIRLGLDPVWAVRMATINPALYFGLKKTGAIAPGYAADIAVVDNLADFNVCSVYKNGRLVAAEGKPVYQLPQQVRKLSIRGSVNIQWLFPELFDIQARGDLCRVIRMIPEQIVTEEVLLPPRVEEGKVVADPERDILKLAVVERHSASGNLGLGLVTGFGLKRGAVASSVAHDSHNIIVVGTNNEDMVEAVVKIRKIGGGFAAVADGEVPEQRMVSAVGGAQLTDGLLDQHPSRLLLLAGLFSTSIAVFNLLPLLPLDGGHAALIVAEG
- the amrS gene encoding AmmeMemoRadiSam system radical SAM enzyme translates to MHEAMFYRADGGAAVVCGLCAHRCRIPAGRRGLCRVRENRSGRLEALSYGRLAAAHIDPIEKKPFFHVLPGSAAFSVATVGCNMTCRHCQNASLSQPDPAAPVPGREVAPEAVVAAARDGGCASIAYTYSEPTVFYEYARDIALRARAAGLRNLFVSNGYMSPEAADEASTWLDGANIDLKAFDDDFYREVCGARLAPVLDTIARLKERGVWIEVTTLIIPGYNDDTARLRELARYLAGLDPGLPWHLSAFFPTYRLTDAPPTTPEILRRAREIGREEGLRFVYTGNVPGEEGENTFCPSCGKVLIERLGYRSDPERLRGGVCPDCGEAIPGIWS
- a CDS encoding 2,3-bisphosphoglycerate-independent phosphoglycerate mutase — protein: MIPEAVIKTLSRSTPSKIVLLVMDGVGDLRREGETPLEAASTPNFDRLARESSLGLTDPISPGITPGSGPAHISLFGYDPIRYQIGRGVLEATGIEMKLGPADVAARGNFASMDAEGKLTDRRAGRIPTAENERLIRKLSEAIREIDGIEVILRTVKEHRFVAVFRGKGLDGRVADTDPQILGRRSLDPEPLAPEAALTAETARKFIERMNEALKDEHPANTGLLRGFASLPHIPSMEELFKLTPACIAVYPMYRGLAGLVGMELLAVEGETPADEFEVLRRNWGRFDFFFIHVKKTDSYGEDGNFDNKVKVIEEVDRALPLILELKPDVIAVTGDHSTPCPLAAHSWHPNPFLLRSEYIRGDRGERFTEAECARGVLGRFPAREALPLLLANALKLEKFGA